The Aedes aegypti strain LVP_AGWG chromosome 3, AaegL5.0 Primary Assembly, whole genome shotgun sequence genome contains a region encoding:
- the LOC23687666 gene encoding uncharacterized protein LOC23687666 encodes MDGLQMRGNFLTTCFNRLMNKIQNYYSNILKKWQHEEPEGDYFWQADIVTAVAAIRFDPKSQLQIIICKIWRMVLWYQCLYIFLKALENIIKGDDFGTTVLECMFSYEALMCFMKEWILIHNWKRITDARKFINEMYGVVRHESYDTPSRKKYYLMIRATGMGLAIITFVEGIFLLLPSASMNVMFGPPKVFCRTPVLEHVSYYLLRLTMSPIWTCRILCTTVVVASILVGFKNEFDIFAHGFKLIIVQVKYDTDKYHRTSRDSNNLQHDEVFFEILEQYVYQYIKYHVKLLKHLQQFKPLVEIFFLVLYYQAIFMMAAYSFIILRAKLTIASIMISTAVMTYFIKCYLWCYVVESIQATVENVEYQIVDLITIIPHTRRSHSRYVKLRSALMIMKIRTRTSAQFTCGRMFVISIELFEKLLKTTYSVFTFLLNAEQN; translated from the exons ATGGATGGTCTTCAAAtgcgcggaaattttttaacaaCTTGCTTTAATCGATTGATGAACAAaatccaaaattattacagtaaCATTCTCAAAAAATGGCAACATGAAGAACCAGAAGGAGATTATTTTTGGCAAGCTGACATTGTAACGGCAGTGGCAG CGATTCGGTTCGACCCTAAGAGCCAACTTCAGATAATTATCTGCAAGATATGGCGCATGGTTTTATGGTATCAGTGTTTGTACATTTTTCTGAAAGCTCTAGAGAATATCATCAAAGGAGACGATTTTGGCACTACCGTTTTGGAATGCATGTTTTCTTACGAGGCATTGATGTGTTTTATGAAGGAATGGATTCTTATCCACAACTGGAAAAGGATAACTGATGCACGGAAATTTATCAACGAAATGTACGGTGTTGTGCGGCATGAATCTTATGATACCCCTTCCAGAAAGAAATATTATCTTATGATTCGAGCAACAGGAATGGGACTGGCCATCATTACATTTGTTGAAGGGATATTCCTTTTGCTCCCCAGCGCATCGATGAACGTCATGTTTGGGCCACCTAAAGTATTTTGCCGGACGCCAGTTTTGGAGCATGTTTCCTACTATTTGTTACGACTGACTATGTCTCCCATTTGGACATGCCGAATTCTTTGCACTACGGTAGTTGTTGCATCTATACTCGTGGGTTTCAAAAATGAATTTGATATTTTCGCCCATGGTTTTAAACTCATCATAGTCCAAGTGAAATACGATACAGATAAATACCACAGAACGTCGCGAGATTCAAACAATCTTCAGCATGATGAAGTATTCTTCGAGATATTGGAGCAATACGTGTATCAGTATATAAAATATCACGTTAAACTACTTAA GCATCTGCAGCAATTTAAGCCATTGGTCGAAATTTTCTTTCTTGTTCTTTACTATCAAGCGATATTTATGATGGCTGCGTACTCATTTATAATCCTGCGAGCAAAGCTTACAATAGCATCCATTATGATTTCGACAGCAGTTATGACTTACTTCATAAAGTGCTACTTGTGGTGTTATGTCGTCGAGTCCATTCAAGCCACG GTCGAAAATGTTGAGTATCAAATTGTGGATCTGATCACGATTATTCCCCACACGAGAAGGTCTCACTCTCGGTATGTTAAACTGCGATCAGCTCTGATGATAATGAAAATACGAACGCGAACTAGTGCACAGTTTACCTGTGGAAGAATGTTTGTCATATCAATTGAATTGTTTGAGAAGTTGCTCAAAACGACATATTCGGTGTTTACATTTCTTCTGAATGCAGAACAGAATTGA